GCGAGCGGTCGAGTACCGTCTTCTCCGTACCGTCGCGCGAGGTCGTCCACGCCGAGGACTACGAGAGCGCAGTCGGGGCCAGCGAGGGATCGCTCGGCAGTCAGAGCTGGTGGCTCTTCCCCCGAATCAAAGAGGTCGACGTCTTCCTGCGGGAGATCGACGACGCCGTCGACATCGTCTACGAGAGTCACCCGGAGGTCTGTTTTGCCACACTCGACGACGGACCACTGTCGTCGAAGAACACGGACGAAGGCCTCCAGAAGCGGGTCGAACTACTCGGGAATCTGGATAGCCGTCTGCGGGACGCGGTCGCGACGATCGCTTCGGAGCGAGCGGACGGGGCGGCCTGGCACGACCGACTCTCGAAGGGGCGGCGCGACGACGTCGTCGACGCGGCCGTGCTGGCCGGAACGGCTGCCCAGATTGGGGTGGGACGGCGAGATGAGGCAGATGGCTATCCCGCGCTGCCGGGGTCGATGGACGAATACGACGCCACAGAGCGTGACCCCGAGTTGGATATTCCGATGGAGATCGTCCATCCGTAGGAGGATCGGATTCATCCAGGCCGTGGCTATACGACGAACCGAACGGCGTCACGTCACCAGAC
The Halapricum salinum genome window above contains:
- a CDS encoding DUF429 domain-containing protein: MTYVGVDWAGGLWVVVELGDEVRVSTEPSILNVWAAYGERADATLVDIPIGLPETDGRACDRAAQELLSERSSTVFSVPSREVVHAEDYESAVGASEGSLGSQSWWLFPRIKEVDVFLREIDDAVDIVYESHPEVCFATLDDGPLSSKNTDEGLQKRVELLGNLDSRLRDAVATIASERADGAAWHDRLSKGRRDDVVDAAVLAGTAAQIGVGRRDEADGYPALPGSMDEYDATERDPELDIPMEIVHP